In candidate division KSB1 bacterium, a single genomic region encodes these proteins:
- a CDS encoding PAS domain-containing protein codes for MNDLERTILIIENSSAQQLLIRNKLQKAGYNPVLFSDVPGGMEYLETQRTDGIICDLMLPSMGGVQFCQAVKTDNRFRHIPVICFTLSNDDELLTEAEHVFDSCVSKSHGTEALIKELEHCLERESRYDILLVEDSRPQIMCLERLLNKHSISHQVCYDSNEAFSVIENNPPSLVISHISLPNMDGIHLSRQIKSLSPGNNIPVILYGSIHEIDFYDVLSSNADYFLPQPLNEQLFVKKIQAALASSHGAYKPGPRYSIVPIDGNGESVFTVSHAQMLEFMETLYQTVNFQIQEIRNIRKQKISPVQQEPAAAAVPAKPEDKNRDDSIPGALSDLLWEWHISGHTIHCEPSFWQFLGKNDSDTDISPHEWENRIHPDDVNRAQNDIQTAFEIGVMRWSEYRLRMEYGDWVWVVRRGKVVKIDQNGHPLIMSGHLMIMPVAGSHLDHSRRNNDTGDIEYDIKRSTMFEWDIYTNQAYYSSNLKSMLGYEPDELNSSYHAWIQLIHPTMRESIKHQIDHYKRDDKLEFSALLRSKGGDWTWIYVKAFIVGRDQNGEPSHILGVQIDDPSTSTRVQSADSLDDRWSSMQFLAKLGYFEYDMLENKINWSEGMFRILQVHSMSDPLTFEQFYDYVHDEDRDNYLAVHHEVVKRRLSFYQCSFRVFLESDKIKHCMEFGRYIYDQDGNPVKKYGALQDVSRQKQQEVQGRALSNMDMISRFAGHVTQEFNNLFHIIFGYTSLMKDNSRKPNQRMEYLDSMIKATERAVTLVREYGRVGGFTDVNGTEFYLSYLIECLSPGLNSLLGENGLVEIKKEPIEYPVFADPLQIEQVLLSICLNSQNHEHQDYRLNISLKMADFTEMCQVNPAVLSEPFMMLSIMLVDKAGNKMLPDRLVNTLFSEQAAKELDTGLAAIYTLIKQNGGFMRVCGEQNSGDNLNIYLPAKKNNAAKLKAKEFKMKDVKGTDTIL; via the coding sequence ATGAATGATTTGGAGCGGACAATCCTGATTATTGAAAACAGCTCTGCTCAGCAGCTGTTGATTCGAAACAAGCTACAAAAGGCAGGTTACAATCCAGTGTTGTTTTCCGATGTGCCGGGCGGTATGGAATATCTGGAAACGCAGCGCACTGACGGGATCATTTGTGATCTAATGCTGCCATCCATGGGAGGCGTTCAGTTTTGTCAGGCCGTAAAGACAGACAATCGGTTCAGACATATCCCGGTCATCTGCTTTACCTTGTCAAATGATGATGAATTGCTGACCGAGGCGGAACATGTGTTTGACAGCTGTGTATCCAAAAGCCACGGGACCGAGGCTCTGATCAAAGAATTGGAGCATTGCTTAGAACGTGAATCCCGTTATGATATACTGCTGGTGGAGGACAGTCGTCCTCAAATTATGTGTCTTGAGCGTCTGTTGAATAAACACAGTATTTCTCATCAGGTCTGTTACGACAGCAATGAGGCATTTTCCGTCATTGAAAATAACCCTCCTTCTTTGGTCATCAGTCATATCAGTTTGCCCAATATGGATGGAATTCACCTGAGCCGTCAAATAAAATCCCTGTCCCCCGGAAACAATATTCCGGTGATCTTGTACGGCTCTATTCATGAAATTGATTTTTATGATGTACTGTCTTCCAATGCAGACTATTTTTTACCCCAGCCGTTGAATGAACAGTTGTTTGTTAAAAAGATACAAGCAGCGCTGGCCAGTAGTCACGGCGCCTATAAACCGGGTCCCAGGTACAGTATTGTGCCCATAGATGGGAATGGTGAATCAGTTTTCACGGTTTCGCATGCACAAATGCTGGAATTCATGGAGACTCTATATCAAACGGTTAATTTTCAGATCCAGGAAATTCGTAATATACGCAAGCAAAAAATATCCCCTGTTCAACAGGAACCTGCCGCGGCTGCTGTACCGGCGAAACCTGAAGACAAAAACAGAGACGATAGCATACCAGGGGCTTTGTCGGATTTGCTGTGGGAGTGGCACATATCCGGTCATACGATTCATTGCGAGCCGTCTTTTTGGCAATTTTTGGGAAAAAACGATTCCGATACTGATATATCACCGCACGAATGGGAGAATCGAATTCATCCTGATGATGTTAACCGGGCTCAGAATGACATCCAGACTGCGTTCGAAATCGGTGTGATGCGCTGGTCAGAGTATCGGCTTCGTATGGAATATGGAGACTGGGTTTGGGTGGTTCGCCGCGGTAAAGTTGTGAAAATTGATCAGAACGGGCACCCGTTGATCATGTCCGGGCATTTAATGATCATGCCGGTAGCCGGTTCGCATCTTGATCATTCCCGGCGCAATAATGACACAGGCGATATTGAATATGATATTAAACGCAGTACCATGTTTGAATGGGATATTTATACCAATCAGGCGTATTATAGCTCAAATCTGAAAAGTATGCTGGGATACGAACCGGATGAATTAAATTCCTCTTACCATGCCTGGATTCAGCTGATACATCCGACCATGCGGGAAAGTATCAAGCATCAGATTGATCATTATAAGCGTGACGACAAACTGGAATTTAGCGCTCTGCTGCGCAGCAAAGGCGGGGACTGGACCTGGATTTATGTCAAAGCGTTTATTGTAGGTCGGGATCAAAACGGAGAACCCTCTCATATCCTCGGCGTTCAAATCGATGATCCGAGCACATCAACCCGGGTACAGTCCGCGGATTCTCTGGATGATCGCTGGAGCTCAATGCAGTTCCTGGCCAAACTGGGATATTTCGAATATGACATGCTGGAAAACAAGATCAACTGGTCTGAAGGTATGTTCCGCATACTGCAGGTGCATTCCATGTCCGATCCTTTGACTTTTGAACAATTTTACGATTATGTTCATGATGAGGACCGCGATAATTATCTCGCTGTGCATCACGAAGTGGTAAAGCGTCGTCTCTCTTTTTATCAGTGTTCTTTCCGGGTGTTTTTAGAAAGTGATAAAATTAAACATTGCATGGAATTTGGCCGATATATCTATGACCAGGATGGAAATCCGGTTAAAAAATATGGCGCTCTTCAGGATGTCAGTCGACAAAAACAGCAGGAAGTGCAGGGAAGAGCCTTGTCGAATATGGATATGATCAGCCGGTTTGCGGGACATGTCACTCAGGAATTTAATAATCTTTTCCATATTATCTTTGGATATACCTCTTTGATGAAGGACAACAGTCGCAAGCCCAATCAGAGAATGGAATATCTGGATTCTATGATAAAGGCTACTGAACGTGCGGTTACGCTGGTCCGTGAATACGGCAGAGTGGGGGGGTTCACAGATGTCAACGGTACCGAATTTTATTTATCCTATCTGATCGAATGTCTTTCTCCCGGATTAAACTCTTTGTTGGGGGAGAATGGTCTGGTCGAAATTAAAAAGGAACCGATCGAATATCCGGTTTTTGCGGATCCGCTGCAGATTGAACAGGTTCTTTTGTCCATTTGTCTGAATTCTCAGAATCACGAACATCAGGATTATCGCCTGAATATATCTCTAAAAATGGCTGATTTCACGGAGATGTGCCAGGTGAATCCAGCTGTGCTTTCCGAACCTTTTATGATGTTGAGTATTATGCTTGTAGACAAAGCCGGCAATAAAATGCTGCCTGACCGGCTTGTCAACACACTGTTTTCGGAACAAGCCGCCAAAGAGCTGGATACTGGGCTTGCTGCCATTTATACGCTTATCAAGCAGAATGGAGGGTTTATGCGAGTGTGTGGCGAACAAAACAGCGGTGATAATTTAAATATTTATCTCCCGGCGAAAAAAAATAATGCTGCAAAATTAAAAGCCAAAGAGTTTAAAATGAAGGATGTCAAGGGAACCGATACCATTCTGTGA
- a CDS encoding response regulator has protein sequence MSREPIPFCDAEDNKLLRQLVEKLLQSNGYHVISAKNGNDAWDEFKRNIDRVHILIMDVLMPGLDGREVLRKVRTVRPGVQVLYTSGYSRDQLRDEFKVDIQEDLLQKPYQISELLMRIRSILDTAGGS, from the coding sequence ATGTCAAGGGAACCGATACCATTCTGTGATGCTGAAGACAACAAGCTTCTTCGTCAGCTTGTCGAGAAATTGCTGCAATCCAATGGCTATCATGTGATCAGTGCAAAAAATGGCAATGATGCCTGGGACGAGTTCAAGCGCAATATCGACCGTGTCCATATTTTGATCATGGATGTTTTGATGCCCGGACTGGATGGCCGGGAAGTGCTGCGCAAGGTACGCACCGTGCGCCCCGGAGTCCAGGTGCTGTACACCAGTGGATACAGCCGCGATCAGCTGCGTGATGAATTCAAAGTCGATATTCAGGAAGACCTGCTTCAAAAACCATATCAGATCTCTGAACTTTTAATGCGCATACGTTCGATTCTTGATACGGCGGGCGGCAGTTAA
- a CDS encoding UPF0182 family protein, which yields MYIALLFLLLAVSAFILFKGIKTKTISLAVLGGALAVITIVFFSILDLWGEILWFQQIGYGERIWTELLAKVGFAAAAAFIGWGLLFIFTLSLPGENRLLRWFSRGAGAVIGALWGFSNWLVILKFMNRVSTGVADPVLGQDAGFYMFVLPFLVSFYRFILLILFLSLATLLGALFVRLNENSMQVEVRSFSVEVRKKMVNWLYVNAAAILFMLAAGKFLNRYELLYSTWCGYRAGLDRCQYPASGIYCIYYFNCCVGSDRTFTLSEAADAPDCF from the coding sequence ATGTATATTGCCCTGTTGTTTTTGCTGCTGGCGGTATCTGCATTCATCCTGTTCAAAGGGATCAAAACAAAAACCATTTCCCTTGCTGTACTCGGTGGTGCATTGGCTGTGATCACGATTGTGTTTTTTTCAATACTTGATTTATGGGGTGAAATACTCTGGTTTCAGCAGATCGGGTACGGAGAGCGGATCTGGACCGAGTTGCTGGCAAAAGTGGGATTTGCGGCTGCCGCTGCTTTTATCGGCTGGGGACTCTTGTTTATTTTCACACTGTCACTTCCCGGAGAAAACCGTCTTTTACGCTGGTTTTCCAGGGGAGCGGGTGCTGTGATAGGAGCATTGTGGGGCTTTTCCAACTGGCTGGTTATTCTAAAATTCATGAATCGAGTGTCAACCGGTGTTGCAGATCCCGTACTGGGTCAGGATGCCGGGTTTTATATGTTTGTCCTGCCGTTCCTGGTTAGTTTTTACCGGTTTATTCTTTTGATCCTGTTTCTATCACTGGCTACGCTGCTGGGTGCATTGTTTGTGCGTTTGAATGAGAACAGCATGCAAGTGGAAGTGCGCTCCTTTTCTGTCGAGGTCAGGAAAAAAATGGTCAATTGGCTGTATGTTAATGCGGCAGCCATTCTTTTTATGCTGGCTGCAGGTAAATTCCTCAACCGTTATGAACTTTTGTATTCGACCTGGTGTGGTTACCGGGCCGGGCTGGACCGATGTCAATATCCGGCTTCCGGGATATATTGTATCTATTATTTTAACTGCTGTGTTGGGAGTGACCGTACTTTTACCCTCTCTGAGGCAGCGGATGCGCCGGATTGTTTTTAA
- a CDS encoding UPF0182 family protein, protein MEPNEITFERPFIENNIEYTRKAFDLEKVEEREFPADEQFTQNMVQEDQDLFDNIRLWDYRALDAVYKQFQEIRLYYEFFDVDIDRYRFQDQYKQVMVSARELQVNNLPQQSQTFVNRRFKYTHGNGITLTTVSDFTTEGLPNLLIQDIPPKSKYPELDVKQPRIYYGELSSSHVVVNSEEAEFDFPSGEENKYTHYSGKGGVPFKNAWRKFLFGWKFDGTRLFLSSYPNAKSRMMFHRNIRERVQTLAPFLKLDKDPYIVLADNGRLYWIIDAYTTSERYPYSEKFANTEYLTSTGGRNTRMMPSPVDDQFRGANYIRNSVKVVVDAYHGSVDFYVFDEEDPVLQVWRNIFPDLFSPRQEMPSNLDQHIRYPADMLLIQGLVYAKYHMTDPTVFYNQEDLWVRATEKYYNRVQPVEPYYIMWEPPGSDIPEYSLILPFTPKNRQVMIGWIAGLCDGENYGRFLSYKFPKEKRVLGPQQVETKIDQDSYLSGQLSLWDQRGSSVIRGNVLAIPLKETLIYVEPIYLKAETAAYPELRLVAVMHNDNLSYAETFEKALRGLFQEVSPETGPGAETALTASFEELVQQANQEFNDYLQKNADKQFRQAADALQNLQTTLEELKDRAEATQPQ, encoded by the coding sequence GTGGAACCCAATGAAATTACGTTTGAACGGCCTTTTATTGAGAATAATATTGAATATACGAGAAAAGCTTTTGATCTGGAAAAAGTAGAAGAACGTGAATTCCCCGCAGATGAACAGTTTACGCAGAATATGGTTCAGGAAGATCAGGATCTGTTCGATAATATCCGATTGTGGGATTACCGTGCGCTGGATGCGGTTTACAAGCAGTTTCAGGAAATTCGTCTTTATTACGAATTTTTTGATGTGGATATAGACCGCTATCGATTCCAGGACCAGTATAAACAGGTTATGGTGTCGGCAAGAGAGCTGCAAGTCAATAACCTGCCGCAACAAAGTCAGACGTTTGTCAATCGACGATTCAAATACACGCATGGGAACGGGATTACGCTGACAACCGTAAGCGATTTTACGACTGAAGGATTGCCCAATTTATTGATCCAGGATATTCCGCCTAAAAGTAAATATCCAGAGCTTGACGTCAAACAGCCGCGTATTTATTACGGTGAATTATCCTCATCACATGTTGTTGTCAATTCCGAGGAAGCCGAGTTTGATTTTCCAAGCGGAGAAGAAAACAAATATACCCATTACTCAGGTAAAGGCGGGGTCCCGTTCAAAAATGCCTGGCGGAAATTCCTGTTTGGCTGGAAATTCGACGGGACACGTTTGTTTCTGTCGTCCTATCCGAATGCTAAAAGTCGGATGATGTTTCACCGTAATATTCGGGAACGTGTGCAGACTCTGGCTCCGTTTCTAAAGCTTGATAAAGATCCGTATATCGTATTGGCGGATAACGGCAGGCTGTACTGGATTATCGATGCCTATACCACTTCGGAGCGTTACCCCTACAGTGAAAAATTTGCCAATACAGAATATCTGACATCGACAGGCGGACGCAATACCCGGATGATGCCATCTCCGGTCGATGATCAGTTTAGAGGCGCCAACTATATTCGCAACTCTGTTAAAGTGGTTGTTGATGCCTATCATGGTTCTGTCGATTTCTATGTGTTCGATGAAGAGGATCCCGTGCTGCAGGTTTGGCGCAATATTTTCCCGGACCTGTTTTCGCCCCGGCAAGAGATGCCGTCAAATCTGGATCAGCACATCCGTTATCCGGCGGATATGCTGCTGATTCAGGGACTGGTTTACGCAAAGTACCATATGACCGATCCTACGGTTTTTTACAATCAGGAAGATCTTTGGGTGCGGGCCACGGAAAAATATTACAACCGCGTTCAGCCGGTGGAACCTTATTACATTATGTGGGAGCCGCCGGGTTCGGATATACCCGAGTATTCACTCATTTTGCCGTTTACGCCAAAGAACCGGCAGGTGATGATTGGCTGGATTGCCGGACTTTGTGACGGTGAAAATTACGGGCGCTTTTTGTCCTATAAATTCCCGAAAGAAAAACGTGTCCTCGGTCCCCAGCAGGTTGAAACCAAAATTGATCAGGATAGTTATCTGTCCGGACAGCTCAGTTTGTGGGACCAGCGCGGTTCCAGTGTGATTCGCGGTAATGTGCTGGCCATTCCGTTGAAAGAAACCTTGATTTATGTGGAGCCCATTTACCTCAAGGCGGAAACGGCAGCCTATCCGGAACTGCGGCTGGTGGCGGTGATGCACAACGACAATCTCAGCTATGCGGAAACATTTGAAAAAGCGCTTCGCGGATTGTTTCAGGAGGTGTCTCCGGAGACCGGGCCGGGCGCAGAAACCGCATTGACCGCTTCTTTTGAGGAACTGGTTCAACAGGCCAATCAGGAATTTAATGATTATTTGCAAAAAAATGCTGATAAACAGTTCAGACAGGCTGCGGATGCGCTGCAAAATCTACAAACGACCCTCGAAGAGCTGAAAGACAGAGCGGAAGCCACGCAGCCTCAATAG